The proteins below come from a single Podarcis muralis chromosome 8, rPodMur119.hap1.1, whole genome shotgun sequence genomic window:
- the MAF1 gene encoding repressor of RNA polymerase III transcription MAF1 homolog, translated as MKLLENSSFEALNSQLTVETGDAHIIGRIESYSCKMAGDDKHLFKQFCQEGQPHVLEALSPPQTTGISPSRLSKSQSGDEEGPLSDKCSRKTLFYLIATLNESFRPDYDFSAAKSHEFSREPSLNWVVNAVNCSLFSAVREDFSALKPHLWDAVDQEICLSECDIYSYNPDLDSDPFGEEGSLWSFNYFFYNKRLKRIVFFTCRSISGSTYPHPEAGNELNMDLSEDDAEEEEAAGPRDEDGASLEEDRRQVICM; from the exons ATGAAGCTGTTGGAAAACTCAAGTTTTGAAGCCCTAAACTCCCAGCTGACAGTGGAAACGGGAGATGCACACATCATTGGCAG GATTGAGAGCTACTCCTGCAAGATGGCCGGGGACGACAAGCACCTCTTCAAGCAGTTCTGCCaggaagggcagccccacgtgcTTGAGGCCCTGTCCCCACCTCAAACCACCGGGATCAGCCCCAGCAG GCTCAGCAAGAGCCAAAGTGGCGATGAGGAGGGCCCCCTCAGTGACAAATGCAGCCGCAAGACCCTCTTCTACCTGATAGCCACCCTCAACGAGTCCTTCCGTCCTGACTACGACTTCAGCGCTGCCAAGAGCCACGAATTCAGCCGGGAGCCGAGTCTCAACTGG GTGGTGAACGCTGTGAACTGCAGCCTCTTTTCTGCTGTGCGGGAGGATTTCAGCGCCCTGAAGCCCCACCTGTGGGACGCTGTGGACCAGGAGATCTGCCTCTCAGAGTGCGACATCTACAG CTACAACCCGGACCTGGACTCGGACCCCTTTGGAGAGGAGGGCAGCCTGTGGTCCTTCAACTACTTCTTCTACAACAAGCGACTGAAGCGGATCGTCTTTTTCACCTGCCGTTCCATCAG tggctccacatACCCTCACCCCGAAGCGGGAAATGAGCTGAACATGGATCTGAGCGAGGATgatgcggaggaggaggaggcagccggCCCCCGCGACGAGGACGGGGCCAGCCTTGAGGAGGATAG GAGACAAGTGATCTGCATGTGA